From one Anopheles cruzii chromosome 3, idAnoCruzAS_RS32_06, whole genome shotgun sequence genomic stretch:
- the LOC128271819 gene encoding protein tiptop, translated as MMLHEAVMLEIYRQALHASEMASPRCQSRESSSGGGRCPSDESIRSEGEREDRDGSGGGGANSGNSGLSPVSITLPPTLPPAAAAALLPQHSAAMAAYLNVAAVAAQQNRLLLGSPLAAGLAAAASRNGQSPPSMLPPLRSPRDEDADGSDDAALDFSKKSRADDDDDEDDDDEDDDAGGEGGEGGRGSRGADRDGGDGDGGGGGSDCGDAVNLSQKSGSAGHDNSPLDLSVGSHRKRTGHEEGGPGVSPPPRKTTRSLDYKPAIVTPWSTPVTPQLPYLAAAAVAAAGLSPKNNHHQHQLPHHHHHLQQHHQLDGGWNGGGKHGKGGGAGVTNDATKALEKMSELSRLGGEDIYRPPQSNSGGTGGGGGGTGGSGGRHSAWQSHWLNKGADSAKDVLKCVWCKQSFPSLAAMTTHMKETKHCGVNVPPATGGGHSQQSAPHAPSPQHHHHQQQQQQQQQQQAASQNQGGGGGGHGHGGHNQGSSKPSPSELNMLIKETMPLPRKLVRGQDVWLGKGAEQTRQILKCMWCGQSFRTLAEMTAHMQQTQHYTNIISQEQIISWKSSDSDKAGGPGAAGGTGAATGGGNGPAAGSGGGAGAGGPGGGGTTAAAAAAAAAAQTNSHVSAVLTCKVCDQAFSSLKELSNHMVKNAHYKEHIMRSITESGSRRRQTREKRKKSLPVRKLLEMERAQHDFGGGGGGAKNGGDGGPSAAAVAAAMGAAAAAANKPLRDLGAGKISCEKCGEKIETTLFVDHIRQCIGGTALLAAQQQREKLKSALLSNTILPPDSISPIGRDGRKSVSGDDLSSPLSSAKSPLGSDLLSPVSLLAKNTGPPKDLSTGAAGEKSSSPSVLNAIEQLIEKSFDTRSRHSSYGGGQGGQGGQGGPGSQGATTPLGSSILKRLGIDESVDYTKPLVDPQTMNLLRSYHHHHQQQQQQQNFQQQQQYGRRERSGSESSSISERGSSRLDSLTPEKKFDTPSHSTPRGTPEKPFLDGEDQVGVKRELHSDDETATREDPEPKPTTGKIRIKKELQEMQDAGDDQDREDREMRPPSKAQHHHHRELLHHEEHHHHPQHHPQSSPAPSPRLSTASVPLSPAASPLSDHHSIASRSTPGADGPSSSSSSTAKKTATSAGAPPGSVSSSLGALSSMFDSLTGSGGSGNGSADGTGGGGSGGGGGGKKSSAHPLAALQKLCDKTETPGGGGGRGGAGSSSGLLAATAGNGAGGSNTSSSSSRTAPGAILAFSWACNEGAAAAGDEGGTGGGGGSGGGGSGTLKCAYCDTTFSSKGAYRHHLSKAHFVNDDVIPDPKNSMAAATGSGQAKTRGSPSGGESPRSGGSNAPLSLVTSGGGGGGGGSSSSGASGRDSVERRGGPLEPAKSPPAAQSPAGFQDESPHSKFLKYTELAKQLSSKYV; from the coding sequence TGAAATGGCCAGCCCTAGATGCCAATCGAGGGAATCGTCGTCGGGCGGGGGGCGCTGCCCGTCGGACGAGTCGATCCGTTCGGAGGGCGAGCGGGAGGACCgggacggcagcggcggcggcggggccaacAGTGGCAACAGTGGCCTCAGCCCGGTCTCGATCACCCTGCCCCCGACgcttccgccggccgccgcggccgccctCCTGCCTCAGCATTCGGCCGCCATGGCGGCGTACCTGAACGTGGCGGCCGTTGCGGCGCAACAGAACCGCCTCCTGCTCGGGTCGCCGCTCGCTGCCGgactggccgccgccgcctcccgcAACGGCCAGTCGCCGCCctcgatgctgccgccgctccgGTCGCCCCGGGACGAGGACGCCGACGGGAGTGACGACGCGGCGCTCGATTTTAGCAAAAAGTCacgcgccgacgacgacgacgacgaggacgacgacgatgaggacgatgaCGCGGGTGGCGAAGGAGGCGAAGGTGGTCGCGGCAGCCGCGGAGCCGATCGGGACGGTGGCGATGgggatggcggtggcggtggaagcgACTGCGGAGACGCCGTCAATCTGAGCCAAAAGTCGGGATCGGCCGGACACGACAACAGTCCGCTCGATCTGTCCgtcggaagccaccggaagcggacggGGCATGAGGAGGGAGGGCCGGGGGTGTCCCCACCCCCACGCAAGACCACCCGCTCGCTCGATTACAAACCGGCCATCGTGACACCCTGGAGCACTCCGGTCACACCGCAGCTCCCGTACCTTGCGGCAGCCGCCGTTGCCGCGGCCGGCCTCTCCCCGAAGAAcaaccaccatcagcaccaactcccgcaccaccaccaccaccttcagcaacaccaccagctGGATGGTGGGTGGAACGGCGGGGGCAAGCACGGGAAGGGTGGCGGCGCTGGAGTGACGAATGACGCCACGAAGGCACTGGAGAAGATGTCGGAGCTGAGCCGCCTGGGCGGCGAGGACATCTACCGGCCACCGCAGTCAAACTCAGGTGGCACgggaggtggcggtggaggaACTGGGGGCTCGGGAGGCCGGCATAGTGCGTGGCAGTCACACTGGCTCAACAAGGGCGCCGATTCGGCCAAGGACGTGCTGAAGTGTGTTTGGTGCAAGCAGAGCTTCCCTTCGCTTGCGGCCATGACGACTCACATGAAGGAAACGAAGCACTGCGGGGTGAACgttccgccggccaccggtggtggccactcgCAGCAGTCGGCTCCTCATGCACCCTCTccccagcaccatcaccatcaacagcagcaacaacagcagcagcagcagcaggcggccaGTCAGAACCAgggcggaggtggcggtggccacgggcaCGGAGGCCACAACCAGGGTTCGTCGAAGCCGTCGCCGAGCGAACTGAACATGCTGATCAAGGAGACGATGCCACTGCCCCGGAAGTTGGTCCGCGGCCAGGACGTGTGGCTCGGGAAGGGCGCGGAGCAGACGCGCCAGATCCTGAAGTGTATGTGGTGTGGCCAGAGCTTCCGGACGCTGGCCGAGATGACGGCGCACATGCAGCAGACCCAGCATTACACCAACATCATCTCGCAGGAGCAGATCATCTCCTGGAAGTCGTCCGATTCGGATAAGGCTGGCGGTCCTGGGGCTGCCGGTGGGACtggggccgccaccggtggcggtaaTGGTCCCGCGGCCGGATCGGGAGGtggcgccggtgccggaggtCCTGGGGGTGGTGGAACgacggctgcggcggcggcggcagcggccgccgctcAGACCAACAGCCACGTGAGCGCGGTGCTGACGTGCAAGGTCTGCGATCAGGCGTTCTCGTCGCTCAAGGAGCTCAGCAACCACATGGTGAAGAACGCACACTACAAGGAGCATATCATGCGGTCAATCACCGAGAgcggcagccggcggcggcagacaCGCGAGAAGCGCAAGAAATCACTCCCCGTGCGCAAGCTCCTGGAGATGGAGCGGGCGCAGCATGACTtcggtggaggtggcggcggtgcgaaGAACGGAGGCGATGGTGGGCCATCAGCCGCCGCGGTGGCGGCTGCCATGGGAGCAGCCGCAGCTGCCGCCAACAAACCGCTGCGTGATCTCGGCGCGGGCAAGATCAGTTGCGAGAAGTGTGGAGAGAAGATCGAGACGACGCTGTTCGTGGACCACATCCGGCAGTGTATCGGGGGGAcggcgctgctggcggcccaGCAGCAACGCGAGAAGCTCAAGAGTGCCCTGCTCTCGAACACGATCCTTCCGCCCGATTCGATCTCCCCGATCGGTCGGGATGGGCGGAAGAGTGTCAGCGGGGACGACCTATCGTCACCGCTGTCGTCCGCCAAGTCACCGCTCGGATCGGACCTCCTGTCACCGGTCTCGCTGCTCGCAAAAAACACCGGCCCCCCGAAGGACCTCAGcaccggcgccgccggtgAGAAAAGCTCGTCCCCGTCGGTCCTGAACGCGATCGAGCAGCTGATCGAGAAGAGCTTCGACACGCGCTCCCGTCACTCGAGCTACGGTGGTGGACAGGGTGGCCAGGGGGGCCAGGGTGGTCCCGGAAGTCAGGGGGCCACGACACCGCTCGGATCGAGCATCCTGAAGCGGCTGGGGATCGACGAAAGCGTCGACTACACGAAACCGCTGGTCGATCCGCAGACGATGAACCTGCTCCGCTCctatcaccatcaccaccagcaacaacagcaacagcagaacttccagcagcagcagcagtacggaCGGCGAGAGCGGAGTGGCAGCGAGTCGAGCTCGATCTCGGAGCGGGGCAGCAGCCGGCTGGACTCGTTGACGCCGGAGAAGAAGTTCGACACTCCGAGCCACTCGACACCGCGGGGAACCCCCGAGAAGCCGTTCCTTGATGGCGAGGATCAGGTGGGGGTTAAGAGGGAACTGCACAGTGACGACGAGACGGCAACACGGGAAGACcccgaaccgaagccgaccACCGGGAAGATCCGCATCAAGAAGGAACTTCAGGAGATGCAAGACGCCGGGGACGACCAGGATCGGGAGGATCGGGAAATGCGACCCCCCAGCAAAgcgcagcaccatcaccaccgggaACTGCTCCACCACGAggagcatcaccaccacccgcagcaCCACCCCCAGTCGAGTCCTGCGCCGAGCCCCCGGCTCTCGACGGCCAGCGTCCCGCTGAGTCCGGCCGCCAGCCCACTCAGCGATCACCATTCCATTGCGTCCCGCTCGACACCCGGCGCCGACGGtccctcgtcgtcctcgtcgtcgacggcCAAGAAGACGGCCACTTCGGCGGGAGCCCCTCCCGgctccgtcagcagcagcctcgGGGCGCTCTCGTCCATGTTCGACAGTCTCACCGGGTCCGGCGGTTCCGGAAATGGAAGCGCGGATGGCACGGGaggtggtggcagcggcggaggcggtggcggcaagaAGTCCAGCGCCCACCCGTTGGCGGCGCTGCAGAAACTTTGTGATAAAACTGAAacccccggcggtggtggaggacggGGTGGTGCGGGGTCTAGTTCCGGGTTGctggcggccacggccggaaacggcgccggcggcagcaacacGTCGTCCTCTTCTTCCCGTACGGCTCCGGGCGCCATCTTGGCGTTCAGTTGGGCCTGCAACGaaggagcggcggcggctggagATGAAGGTGGaaccggaggcggcggtggctcgggtggtggtggatcgGGGACGCTCAAGTGTGCGTACTGCGATACGACGTTCAGCTCGAAGGGCGCCTATCGGCATCACCTGTCGAAGGCTCACTTTGTGAACGATGACGTCATTCCGGATCCGAAGAactcgatggcggcggccaccggcagcggccagGCAAAGACGCGCGGGTCGCCTTCGGGGGGTGAATCGCCCCGATCGGGTGGTTCCAATGCACCGCTGTCCCTGGtcacttccggcggtggcggtggcggcggcggatcttCTTCGTCGGGTGCGTCCGGACGGGACAGTGTGGAACGGCGGGGTGGTCCGCTCGAACCGGCCAAAAGTCCGCCGGCGGCACAGTCACCGGCCGGCTTCCAGGACGAGAGCCCGCACTCGAAGTTCCTCAAGTACACCGAGCTGGCCAAGCAGCTGTCCTCCAAGTACGTCTGA